A genome region from Trichosurus vulpecula isolate mTriVul1 chromosome 5, mTriVul1.pri, whole genome shotgun sequence includes the following:
- the STYK1 gene encoding tyrosine-protein kinase STYK1, protein MGLRIPDILFIIIICTGGGSPITVGDSRKMTRVLLECNLTDKLCILRENQYEIVIVPTLFVAAFLILLGVILWLHCRGQRVQRQSPGLQGIAPMPPSRGLSWEAAGLGGNIFVPQKQTSVEGLLQAAAPTLAKLQVPREQISEVLEEIHNGTCGAIYRTKMNTGDSTKAKSVVLKALREPVGFHEIEDFLGRIQFYHFLGKHKNLVQLEGCCTQKLPLYMVLEDVTQGDLLNFLWTCRRDVMTMDGLLYDLTEKQIYHIGQQVLMALEFLQGKRLFHGDIAARNVLIQSDLTAKLCGLGLAYEVHARGAISSKRIIPLKWQAPERLLLKSTGIRGDVWSFGILLYEMVTLGAPPYPEVPPTSILQHLQRRRIMKRPSSCTSTMYSIMKSCWRWSEDSRPSPTQLRLRLEAASHGADDKAVLQIPELVVPELYAAVAGIRVESISSSYTVL, encoded by the exons ATGGGTCTCAGAATCCCTGAcatcctcttcatcatcatcatct GCACTGGAGGTGGCAGCCCGATTACAGTGGGAGATTCGAGGAAGATGACAAGGGTGCTACTGGAATGCAACCTCACTGACAAGCTATGCA TTCTACGGGAAAACCAGTACGAAATTGTCATCGTTCCCACACTCTTTGTTGCAGCCTTCCTTATCCTTCTGGGGGTCATCTTATGGCTCCACTGTCGAGGACAAAGGGTCCAGAGACAGTCACCTGGACTCCAAG gAATTGCCCCTATGCCTCCATCTCGGGGCCTAAGCTGGGAAGCCGCAGGGCTTGGAGGAAACATCTTTGTGCCACAGAAGCAGACTTCAGTGGAGGGCCTCTTACAGGCTGCTGCACCCACCCTGGCTAAGCTGCAGGTGCCCAGGGAACAAATCTCAGAAGTCCTGGAGGAGATTCACAATGGAACATGTGGAGCCATCTACCGGACCAAGATGAACACTGGGGACTCTACTAAGGCTAAGAGTGTTGTCCTTAAAGCTTTGAGAG AACCAGTAGGATTTCATGAGATAGAAGATTTTTTGGGACGGATTCAGTTCTACCATTTTCTAGGCAAGCATAAGAACTTGGTCCAGCTTGAAGGCTGTTGCACACAGAAGCTGCCCCTCTATATGGTACTGGAGGATGTGACCCAGGGTGACCTGCTCAACTTTCTTTGGACTTGCCGCCGG gATGTAATGACAATGGATGGCCTCCTCTATGACCTCACAGAGAAGCAAATCTATCATATTGGGCAGCAGGTTCTAATGGCTTTG GAATTTCTCCAGGGGAAGCGACTATTCCATGGAGATATAGCAGCCAGGAATGTCCTGATCCAGAGTGACCTCACTGCTAAGCTCTGTGGGCTGGGTCTGGCGTATGAAGTCCATGCTCGAGGTGCCATCTCTTCCAAACGGATAATACCCCTAAAGTGGCAAGCCCCTGAGAGGCTCCTGTTGAAATCTACAGGAATCAGAGGAGATGT ATGGTCCTTTGGAATCTTGCTGTATGAGATGGTGACTTTAG GGGCTCCACCATATCCAGAGGTCCCTCCTACCAGCATTCTACAGCATCTTCAGAGAAGAAGAATCATGAAAAGACCTTCCAGTTGCACATCCACCAT GTATAGCATCATGAAATCCTGCTGGAGATGGAGTGAGGATAGCCGACCCTCCCCAACACAATTACGTCTTCGCCTAGAGGCTGCCAGCCATGGTGCAGATGATAAAGCTGTGCTGCAGATACCTGAGCTGGTGGTGCCTGAGCTATATGCAGCTGTAGCAGGCATCAGAGTAGAGAGTATTTCCTCCAGCTACACTGTCCTCTGA